A single window of Triplophysa rosa linkage group LG20, Trosa_1v2, whole genome shotgun sequence DNA harbors:
- the lg20h1orf50 gene encoding uncharacterized protein C1orf50 homolog translates to MDETVSLPHQTNKTTTVTLVETSSNPSGVVLVSPYQTNRVGDPMDLVTLAQQVQKGDEFIRANACNKLTVIADQIRYLQEQARKVLEDAKKDAELHHAACNVVKKPGNMYYLYMRESGQRYFSILSPKEWGSSCPHKFLSAYKLQYDMSWTPQEEVAKRDAEIGIMDKLLNSQTALPAATEPNFEGLSK, encoded by the exons ATGGATGAAACTGTCAGTTTACCACACCAGACCAACAAAACTACAACAG TTACATTGGTGGAGACCAGCAGTAACCCGAGTGGAGTAGTGCTGGTTAGTCCCTATCAAACTAACCGGGTGGGGGATCCCATGGATCTGGTTACTCTTGCACAACAAGTACAGAAG GGTGATGAGTTTATCAGAGCAAATGCTTGCAACAAACTCACAGTCATTGCTGACCAGATAAGATACCTTCAGGAACAAGCAAGAAAG GTGTTGGAAGATGCCAAGAAAGATGCTGAGCTTCACCATGCAGCCTGCAATGTTGTGAAGAAACCAGGAAACATGTACTATCTTTACATGCGTGAATCTGGACAGCGCTACTTCTCAATTCTGTCTCCAAAG GAGTGGGGTTCCAGTTGCCCGCACAAGTTTCTTAGTGCTTACAAACTTCAATATGACATGTCTTGGACACCACAGGAGGAGGTTGCAAAAAGGGATGCTGAAATTGGCATCATGGACAAACTGTTGAACAGTCAAACTGCACTTCCAGCTGCCACAGAGCCCAACTTTGAGGGTCTTTCAAAGTGA